A genomic segment from Taeniopygia guttata chromosome 36, bTaeGut7.mat, whole genome shotgun sequence encodes:
- the LOC140681473 gene encoding uncharacterized protein — MEEEEKPRRCCRRRSCKPSPGSFGEERAPLSQESGRRSSRSSELVEKSHGREKPHKCLECGKGFSWRSRLIVHQRIHTGERPYECGECGKRFRTSSSVLLHERIHTEERPFRCPDCGKGFKYNSHLTMHRRIHTGERPYECGKCGKGFRHMSGLIQHQVIHTGERPYECLECGKSFGWSSGLRIHQRIHTGERPYECPQCGKRFRTSSHLLLHERIHTEERPFRCPDCGKGFNQNSSLTRHRRIHTGERPYECGKSFSQSSHLTQHQRRHQ, encoded by the coding sequence atggaggaggaggaaaagccccggagatgctgcaggaggaggagctgcaaacccagcccagggagcttcggggaggaaagagcccccctgagccaggaaagcgggcggagatccagccggagctcggagctggtggagaagtctcatggcagggagaagccccacaagtgcttggaatgtgggaagggtttcagctggagatccagactgatcgtgcaccagaggatccacactggggagaggccctacgagtgtggggagtgtgggaagaggtttcggaccagctccagtgtcctcctacatgagcggattcatacagaggagaggcccttccgctgccccgactgcgggaagggcttcaagtacaactcccacctcaccatgcaccggcgcatccacaccggggagaggccctacgagtgtgggaagtgtgggaagggcttcagacACATGTCTGGCCTGATccagcaccaggtgatccacactggggagaggccctacgagtgcttggaatgtgggaagagctttgggtggAGCTCAGGCCTGAGAAtacaccagcgcatccacactggggagaggccctatgagtgtccccagtgtgggaagaggtttcggaccagctcccatctcctcctacatgagcggattcacacagaggagaggcccttccgctgccccgactgcgggaagggcttcaaccaaaactccagcctcaccaggcaccggcgcatccacaccggggagaggccctacgagtgtgggaagagcttctcacagagctctcacttgacccagcaccaacggaggcaccagtaa